Proteins encoded within one genomic window of Brevinema andersonii:
- the rsxE gene encoding electron transport complex subunit RsxE — MNQSKSAWTELEKGLLKENPVFVLLIGLCSSLAVSANVSSALAMGIGVLVVLTCSNVLVSLLRNFIPHAVRVPAFIIIIAGFTTIVEILMGRYLPVLYGILGVYLPLIVVNCIILGRAEAFASKNDVLYSFLDGIGMGLGYIAALTSIAFLRELLGNGTLSFQIAENLGVVLNFTHPVVQDPNNPAMHVINLFGGVKYPVPDEQYFTMINVLHIIPDPLQLMRLPPGGFLVMGLYLAIIQQYTILKAKNMKNKKGE; from the coding sequence ATGAATCAAAGTAAATCGGCTTGGACAGAATTAGAAAAAGGTTTGCTAAAGGAAAATCCTGTTTTTGTCTTGTTAATTGGCTTATGTTCTTCATTGGCTGTATCAGCAAATGTTTCCAGTGCATTAGCGATGGGAATTGGAGTTTTAGTTGTACTTACTTGTTCTAATGTATTAGTATCTTTGCTCAGGAATTTTATTCCTCATGCGGTTAGAGTGCCTGCATTTATTATCATCATTGCCGGATTTACTACTATTGTAGAAATTTTAATGGGGCGTTATCTGCCTGTTCTATATGGAATTTTAGGGGTATATTTGCCTTTAATAGTTGTAAATTGTATTATCTTAGGAAGAGCAGAAGCATTTGCAAGTAAAAATGATGTTTTATATTCTTTTCTTGACGGAATAGGTATGGGGTTAGGCTATATCGCGGCACTCACATCTATTGCGTTTCTTCGTGAATTATTAGGTAATGGCACTTTATCTTTTCAGATTGCAGAAAATTTAGGTGTTGTTTTAAATTTCACTCATCCTGTGGTACAAGATCCTAATAATCCTGCCATGCATGTTATTAATCTTTTTGGTGGCGTTAAATATCCTGTTCCTGATGAACAATATTTTACAATGATTAATGTGTTACATATTATTCCTGATCCATTGCAACTTATGAGGTTGCCTCCAGGAGGATTTTTAGTTATGGGATTGTATTTAGCAATAATTCAGCAGTATACTATTCTCAAAGCTAAAAATATGAAGAATAAAAAGGGAGAATAA
- a CDS encoding FMN-binding protein — MSEKNIVIGSPKFHLQNVLSLTLITGLMTFSLLFVYYFTYQEPNPLLDIQEMLGKKAQEYNIIQEEMDLDGEPNIYWSVVSTNEQEIMRVFRVSSGGFGGPVVALVGTDGQQVLAIKVLDASSETAGLGQKVTEQGFQRQFLGLKIDQLPIDRTDWGSKNLDMISGATFSSSALVKDINEAFVMYDLSKKAEGEVS; from the coding sequence ATGTCAGAAAAAAATATTGTTATTGGCTCTCCCAAGTTCCATCTTCAAAATGTACTTTCACTAACACTAATTACCGGATTGATGACATTTAGTTTGTTATTTGTATATTATTTTACTTATCAGGAACCTAATCCTTTATTGGATATTCAGGAAATGCTTGGTAAAAAAGCACAGGAATATAATATCATTCAAGAAGAAATGGATTTAGATGGTGAGCCAAATATTTATTGGTCTGTTGTCAGTACAAATGAGCAAGAAATAATGCGTGTATTTAGAGTGAGCTCGGGAGGTTTTGGAGGTCCTGTTGTTGCTCTTGTTGGCACTGATGGGCAACAAGTATTAGCCATTAAAGTATTAGATGCTTCATCTGAAACAGCAGGCTTAGGTCAAAAAGTAACAGAACAAGGATTTCAACGCCAATTTTTAGGTTTAAAGATAGATCAATTACCTATAGATAGGACTGATTGGGGTTCAAAGAATCTTGATATGATCTCAGGAGCTACATTTAGTTCTAGTGCCTTAGTAAAAGATATTAATGAAGCATTTGTTATGTATGATTTAAGTAAAAAAGCTGAAGGGGAAGTCTCATGA